A single Candidatus Zixiibacteriota bacterium DNA region contains:
- a CDS encoding FAD-binding oxidoreductase, with translation MDLVASLRSLLGESKVNTNPTALQAAAIDESALTPVVPCAIVRAESVGDIAATIKFCHDLAVPVTVRAAGSALEGSAIPVAGGIVLDVSGLDKVIAFWPEDLQVEVEPGIVYEKLNEILKRESLFFPPSPGGSSDVATIGGMVSTNAS, from the coding sequence ATGGATTTGGTCGCTTCATTACGCAGCCTCCTCGGGGAATCAAAGGTCAATACGAATCCAACGGCTCTGCAAGCGGCCGCCATCGATGAGTCAGCTTTGACACCGGTGGTGCCGTGCGCGATCGTACGCGCTGAATCGGTCGGGGATATCGCGGCGACGATCAAGTTTTGTCATGACCTGGCCGTGCCGGTAACGGTGCGGGCAGCGGGCAGTGCGCTGGAGGGGAGCGCGATTCCGGTTGCGGGCGGGATCGTGTTGGATGTTTCAGGTCTTGACAAGGTCATCGCCTTCTGGCCGGAAGACTTGCAGGTAGAGGTCGAGCCGGGAATCGTCTACGAGAAACTGAATGAAATTCTCAAACGGGAGTCGCTGTTCTTCCCGCCTTCACCGGGCGGCAGTTCGGATGTCGCCACGATCGGCGGGATGGTCTCGACGAACGCCAGCG